In the Aeromicrobium fastidiosum genome, CTGCACCCCGTACACGTCGATCGCGGTCGGCATCAGTGCCGAGGCCTACTGCGAGGCCCTCGAGGACGCGCGCCGTCGCGCCGAGGCCGACTTCGGCATCACGATGCGCTGGATCTTCGACATCCCCGGCGAGTCGGGGGTCCCCGCCGCCGACGTCACCCTCGACACGGCCCTGCGGCTGCAGCCCGACGGACTCATCGGCTTCGGTCTGGGCGGTCCCGAGGTCGGCGTGCCACGCCCGCAGTTCAAGCCCCACTTCGACGCCGCGCGCGCCGCTGGACTCCACTCGCTGCCGCACGCGGGGGAGTCGACCGGACCGCAGACCATCTGGGACGCCCTCGAGTCGCTGGGTGCCGAGCGCATCGGCCACGGCATCGCCGCCGCGCAAGATCCAGCCCTGATGGCGCACCTCGCCGAGCACAGCATCCCGCTCGAGATCAGCCCGACCTCGAACGTCCGCACCCGGTCGGTCGCGTCGATGGACGAGCACCCGTTGGCGACGCTGGTCGCGGCCGGGGTGCCGGTGTCGATCAACTCCGACGACCCGCCGATGTTCGGCACGACCCTGACCCACGAGTACGACATCGCCCGCGACCTGCTGGGGCTGGACGACGCCGGGGTCGCCGATCTCGCCCGGGCCGGCGTGCGGCAGTCGTTCGCACCCGACGACGTCAAGGCGACGGTGCTGGCCGAGATCGACGCCTACGCCGCACCCTGACCCGTCCCCGCACCCCTGGACGAGCCGGGGTCGATCGCCTCAGGACCGGTCGGACAGCAGCTCTGCTGCGAGCGCCCGCATCTCGACCTTGCGCACCTTGCCGGTGATCGTCATGGGGAACTCGTCGACGTGATGGACGTACCGGGGGATCTTGTAGTGGGCGAGCCGGCCGCGGCAGAACTCGCGCACGGCATCGGCATCAGGAGGCGTCGCGCCCTCGCGGACGCGCAACCACGCCATGAGCTCCTCCCCGTACTTGTCGTCGGGGACGCCGATCACCTGCGCGTCGATGACATCGGGGTGGGTCATCAGGAACTGCTCGACCTCGAACGGACTGATGTTCTCGCCGCCGCGGATCACCAGGTCCTTGATGCGTCCCGTGATGTTGACGTAGCCGTCCTCGTCCATGACGCCGAGGTCGCCGGTGTGCATCCACCCGTCGGCGTCCACGGCCTCGGCGGTCTTCTCGGGCTGGTCCCAGTAGCCGAGCATGACCGAGTACCCCCGGGTGCACAGCTCGCCGGGCTCACCTCGTCCGACGGGCCGGCCCGTCAGCGGATCGACGATCTTGACCTGGAGGTGCGGTCCGACCCGGCCCACCGTCGAGACCCGTCGATCGATCGAGTCGTCGGTGCGGGTCTGCAGCGAGACCGGCGAGGTCTCGGTCATGCCGTAGCAGATCGACACCTCGGTCATGCCGAGTCGGTCGATGACCTGCTTCATGGTCTCGGCCGGGCACGGGGACCCCGCCATGATGCCTGTGCGCAGTGACGTGAGGTCGAGGTCGTCGACGAGCGGATCGGCGAGCATCGCGATGAACATCGTGGGGACCCCGTACAACGACGTGCACCGTTCGTCGGCGACCGCCCTCAGGGTCGCCGCGGGGTCGAATGCGGCAGCGGGGATCACCATGCAGGCACCGTGCGTGATGGCGGCCAGATTGCCCATGACCATGCCGAAGCAGTGGTAGAACGGCACGGGTAGGCAGATGCGGTCGTGCTCGGTGTAGCCCAGGAGCTCTCCGACGAACCATCCGTTGTTGAGGATGTTGCGGTGCGACAGGGTCGCGCCCTTGGGGAAGCCGGTCGTTCCCGAGGTGTACTGGATGTTGATCGGATCGCCAGGGTCGAGGCCCTGCTCGATCTCGTCGAGCAGCCGACGGTCTGCCGTCGAACCGCTGGTGCGCAGCTCGTGCCAGGACGGCTCGTCGATCACGATCACGTCCACCAGAGCCGGGTGCTCGCCCCGGACCTCGGCGATCATGTCGACATAGCTGGCGTCCTTGAAGCCGGACACCGCGACGATCAGGCGCAGGCCCGACTGGCCGATGACGTACGACAGCTCGTGGGTGCGATAGGCCGGGTTGATCGTGACGAGCACGGCGCCGATGCGTGCGGTGGCCAGCTGGACGATGGTCCACTCCGGGCAGTTGGGCGCCCAGATGCCGACGCGGTCGCCCTGGGTGACACCGAGGCCGACGAGCCCCAGCGCGACGGCGTCGACGTCGACGAGCAGCTGCTCGTACGTCCATCGTCGTCCCGTCGCCGCGTCGACCAGCGCTTCGGCCGATCCGTGCGCCGTGACGGTCTCGAGCAGGTGCTGGCCGATGGTGCCGGTCAGCATGGGCGGATCGGTGGCACCGATCGAGATGCTCTCGTGCTCAGCGGTGGCCTGGTCCGTCATGACGTCCTCCCCGCACGCCGGGGGTTGCCGACGTGTCCCGGGTCACAGTGTCCCTCGTCCGGTCGCGCAGCCCCTGAGCGGGGGCCGGTCTCAGCGGACGAGCCTGACCCGGGTCGAGATCGCGTAGGTCTGCCGCCCACGGGCGTTCGACCCGACGACCTTCACCCGGCGCGAGCCCGTCCTGACCGAGGTGGCGAAGCGGACGGTGCGCGACACCGTCCCTGCTCGGTCAGCACGACCCTTCCACGCGGTGCGTCCGTCGAGCACGACCCGGACGACCTGCCCGGGACGAAGGCCCGACGCCGCGACTCTGAACGACGTCCCCCGGCGGATGCGCGACGAGGAGACGACGAGCCGCTTGCCGGACGACGCGACGAGTCGGGTCCGCGGGGACGTCTTCACCACGGTCGCCGAGCCCGGTGCCGATGCCGTGACCTGCACCGAGATCCTGCGCGCGGCCTGTGCCTTGCCGAGCGGGAGCGTCGACGCCGTGGCACGGGCGATGGGCACGCCGTCGGCCAGCCACTGGTAGGTCAGCGTCGCCCCGATGCTCGCATTGGCCGCGGCCGTCAGCGTCCGACCCTCACGCGCCGTGCCGGTGATCGACGGCTGCAGGGCGATGACCGGCGCGTTGGCCGCGGGGGGCGTGACCGGCGGGTCCACCGGGGGATCGACGGGCGGGACGACCGGCGACCACTGGGCGTACGCCGTGACCTCGACCGGTGCGCCGGTGGAGCTGCCGGCCAGCACGGACGTCGAGCTGAACGGGTTGCCCGAGCCGTCGGCCTCGGTGTTCCAGCCGAGGAAGGTGCGGCCCGCGAGCACGGGATCGGCGGGGAACGTGCGGCCGCCCTGAACGAATGAGGGCGCGAAGACTCGCACGGCTGCCACGGTCGTTCCGCCGGCGGTGTCGAACGAGACCTGGTGGTGACGGCCCGTGACGGTGGCGGCGGGAACCGCCAGCACCTGCTCGGTCGGCAGGAGGATGACGCCGCCGTTGGCGATCGTGCCGGGGCCGATGATCCGCCCGCCGGCTTCGTCGTCAGAGGGTTCATCGTCACCGGCGTCGGTGATGACGCCGGTGTTGGCGATCGTCGCCGTCGCCCCGGCAGGCACCTCGAGGGTCTGTTCCGCGGGGACGTGCAGGGTTCCGGCCAGCTGCAGCGACCCGAACGTGGACGTGCTGACGCCTGCGCCGCGCCCGACGACCGAGGCACCTTCGCCGCCGGACGCCGTGACGTCCGCGCCCCGGGCGATCGTGACGGCGGCACCGTTGCTGTCCTGGCCGCCGCCGATGCCGGCTGCGCCGAAGCCGCCCGTGGCGGTGACCGTCGGGCCGGCAGAGCCCGCGCCGGTGCCGATCGTCACCGTTCCGCCCGCGCCGACCGTGACGTCGGGTTCTGCCTGCCCCGACACGGCTCCACCGCCGATGCCGGCTCCGCCCGCTCCGCCGGCGGCCTCGACCGTCGCTGCGTCGCCGATCGTGATCGTGCCACCGGTCGAGCTCGACCCGCCGATGCCCGCGCTGTGGAGTGCGCCGGTAGCGGTGACGCTGCCACCGCTGATCGCGATCGTCCCCGCCCCGCTGCCGAAGCCGCTCCCGATGCCGGCACCGCCGATGTCGCCGCCCACCTCGGGGCTCGCCCCGGGGGCCGCGGACGCGACGACGGTGCCGCCCGCGACGGTGACGACGGACCCGGCCACGCCGCGCGTTCCCGCACCGATACCGGCACCACCGGCCGTGCCCGTGGCCGTCACCGCGCCGCTCGTGATCGAGACGGTGGCCGCCTGCCCGTCCTGGCTGCCGCCGACGCCCGCTCCGCCGCGGCCGGCCGTCGCGGTCACGTCGGCGGTGCCGCCGATCGAGATCGTCGAACCGGATCCCTGGTAGCCGCCGCCGATGCCCGGGCCGTAGACGGATCCGGTCGCGGTGACCTCTGCCGTGCCGCCGATCGTGATCGTCGCGCCGCTGCCGAGCGCGCCCGCGCCGATGCCGGCGGACCCGGCCCCGACCTGGTCCGACGTGCTGGTCGCCACGACCGTCCCGCCGGTGATCGTCGTCGTGCCACCCGATCCTGAGCCGAGAGCACCGCCGCCGACACCGGCTCCGTCGACCCCGGTGGCGTCGAGCGACCCGCCGGTGACGACGACCGTCGCCCCGCCGTCCTCGTCCCCGACTCCCGGTCCGGTGCGGGCCTCGGCCGTGACGGTGCCGCCGTTGACGACGAGCCTGCTGGAGTCCCTGATCCAGAGCCCTGCATAGCTCTCGTCGTCGGGCATGTCGCTCGCGTCGACGGCCAGCGTGCCGGTCTTGGCGGCGCTCGAGTCGTCGATCGTCAACGTCGTGCGGTCGGCGAGAGCGTTGACGTTGCCGAGCGCGAGCGTGTGGCCCTCGAGGTCGATCGTGAACGTGCAGGCGACGTCGAGTCGCAGCGCGGGAGCCGAGACGTCCTTCGTCAGCTCGATGGATGTGGGCTCGTCGCACGACGACGCCGTGCTGACGAGCGTCTCGACGTCACCGATGCCGGTGGCGGCCGCGGCGGGTGGGGCCAGGCCGACGGTCGTCGCGGCGACGGCGACAGTGAGGGCACAGAGCAGGGCAGCAGGACGCAGCGTCATCGGGGAGTCCTTCGTGAGAAGCGATGCGGAAAGCGGTTGTCACGAGGCTAGACGAGACGGTCCGTCTCCGCAGAGGTTCGCACGAACGTCCAGGTTCGCGGGCGCAGGGCCCCGAAGCGATGAGCGGGCCGGGGCGGTGCGTCAGCGTCCAGTGCGGGCGCAGGGCTGGACGCCAGCGCACCGTGCCCGCGCAGGGCTGGACGCCAGCGCACCGCCCCCGCGCAGGATCAGGCTGCGGCGGGGCTGACCGGCACGCGCACCAGCAGGACGCCGGGCTGCACGTTGGCGCGGATCTCGCGGCCCTCGCCGACGGGGTCGCCGTCGAGCTGCATCGGCATGGCCTTCTCGGCCTTGATGACGATGGTGCTGCCGGTGAGGCGGTCGAGCCGCTCGTTGGTGCGCTTCTGACGTCCGACGACACGCACGATGATCGCGAGCCAGCCGATGAACCGCTTCGGGGCGATGACCACGACGTCGAGCTTGCCGTCGTCGATCTGGGCGTCGGGCAGCAGCGGGATGCCGCCCTGCAGGAAGCCGACGTTGCCGACCACGACGGTGCGGGCGCGGAACTTCTTGTACTCGCCGTCGTCGACCTTGATCTTGACCTTCATGGCCGGGAACCGGGCGGCCTTCACTCCGCTGACGAAGTAGGCCAGCCAGCCGACCTTGCTCTTGAGCTGGTCGTTGACGCCGGTCATGATCGCGGCGTCCATGCCCAGCCCGGCCATGACGAGGAACGTCGTGCTCGTGCCGGAATCGGTCTCGAGCGTCGACAGGTCGATCGCCCGGTCCTGGCCGCCGAACACGACGTCGAGGGCGTCGCGGGTGTTGAGCGGGATGCCGAGGTTGCGGGCCAGCAGGTTGCCCGTGCCGTGCGGCAGGATGCCGACGGCCGTGCCGGTGCGGGCGACCTCCTCGCAGACGGCCAGGACGGTGCCGTCACCGCCGGCGGCGACGATGAGGTCGACCTCCTCGTGCAGCGCGGCGGTGGCCTGGCCGTGGCCGGGGTCCTCGACCGTCGTCTCGTACCAGAGCGGCTCGTTCCAGCCCGAGATCTCGGCGACCGCCCGCACCCGGGCCTTGAACTCCTCGACGTCGCCGACCTTGGAGGGGTTGATGACGACGGCGGCGCGCTTGCGTCCGGTGCCCGTGATGACGGCGAGCTCGTGGGGCAGGCGGGTGCGGCTGCTGACGACCAGCACCCACAGCCCCATCGTGACGGCCATGCCGAACGACAGCCCCGCGACGACGTCGCTGAGGTAGTGCACGCCGAGGAACACGCGGCTCGCGCCCACCCCGAGGGCCAGCACGACGAACACCGTGATGAGGACGCGACGACGCCAGCCACGTCCGGTCAGGATGATCGCGACGAGGATCGCGACGGTGAAGAACATCCCCGCGCCCGCGGAGTGCCCGCTCGGGAACGAGTAGCCGCCGATCTCGTACAGCGGCTCGTCGAACGACGGACGGGTGCGGGTGAACGCCAGCTTGAGCAGGGCGTTGCCGCCGATCGCGGCGGTCGCGCTGAGGACGATCCACAGCGCCACGGCACGTTCGCGGCGCACGAAGGCGTACACCGCGACGAGCGCGAGCACGACGGCGCACGAGATGTTGCCGAAGACCAGGGCGACCGCCTCGAGGAACGACACGAAGCCGTCGCTGCGGGACGTGACGTCGTACGCGCGGGCGGCGACGTCGAGGTCGAGGCGCATGACGGCGGACGTCTCGGTGGCGACCGCGACGACGAGGAAGGCGAAGACGACGGAGGGTACGGCGACGAGCCAGGTGATGACGGACGGTCGGCCGGGCTCGGCGCGACGCAGGTCGAACGACACAGGCTCCTCCTCAGGGGTCGGTCGATTCTAATGGACCGCGAGCGGCTCTCGTGCCGGACGATAGGCTCAGGACGTGATCGACCCCCGAATCGTGAGAGACGACCCCGACGCCGTGCGGGCCGCGCTGCAGCGTCGCCAGCTGTCCACCGACGTGGTCGACGAGCTGATCCTCGCCGACGAGAAGCGACGATCGTCCATCGCGGCCTTCGAGGCCCTGCGCGGTGAGCAGAAGAACCTCGGCAAGCTCATCCCCAAGGCCCAGGGTGACGAGAAGCAGCAGCTGCTCGCCCGCACCAAGGAGCTCAGCCAGCAGGTCAAGGACGCCGAGGTCGCACAGGGTGAGGCGGGCGAGACGTTCGACCGCCTGCTCCGCTCGCTGCCCAACCTGGCCTCGCCCGACGCGCCGCAAGGTGGCGAGGACGACTTCGTCGTGCTCGAGACCATCGGCACGCCGCGCGACTTCGCCGCGGAGGGCTTCGAGCCGCGCGACCACCTCGAGCTGGGTCAGATGCTCGGTGCGATCGACGTCGAGCGTGGCGTCAAGGTCAGCGGTTCGCGGTTCTACTTCCTCACCGGGGTCGGCGCGCAGCTCGAGCTGGCGCTGACTCAGCTGGCCATGAGCAAGGCCGCCGAGTGGGGCTTCACGCCCATGATCCCGCCGGCGCTGGTCAAGCCCAGCGCGATGGAGGGCACGGGCTACCTCGGCCAGGGCGGTGCCGAGGATGTCTACTACCTCGAGAAGGACGATCTCTACCTCGTCGGCACGTCCGAGGTCGCGCTCGCGGCGTACCACTCAGGCGAGATCCTCGACGCCGAGTCGCTGCCGCGTCGCTATGCCGCGTTCAGCCCCTGCTACCGGCGCGAGGCCGGCTCGTACGGCAAGGACACCAAGGGCATCTTCCGCGTCCACTGGTTCGACAAGGTCGAGATGTTCGTCTACACGACGCTCGAGGAGTCGTACGCCGAGCACCAGCGCATCCTGGGCTGGGAGAAGGCGTGGCTCGACGCCCTCGAGCTGCCCTACCGCGTCATCGACGTCGCGTCCGGCGACCTCGGGCTGTCGGCCATCCGCAAGTTCGACTGCGAGGCGTGGATCCCCACCCAGGGCAAGTACCGCGAGGTCTCGTCGGCGTCCAACACCACGGAGTTCCAGGCTCGCCGCCTCGACATCCGGGTGCGCGGGGCCGAGGGCGCGACGACCCCGGCGGCGACGCTCAACGGCACGCTGTGCGCCATGACCCGCACGATCATCGCGATCCTCGAGAACGGACAGCAGGCGGACGGTTCGGTGCGCCTGCCGGCCGCGCTGCACCCCCTCCTTGGCGAGGTCCTGAGGCCGCTCGCGTGAGGGTCGTCCGATGAGGGCCGTCTCGTGACGTGGCGGCCGAAGCTCGTCGCGCTCGACGTCGACGGCACGATCGTCAACGGCGACAACGAGCTCAGCGACGTCGTCCGCGACGCGGTCAACGCGATCCGCGACGCCGGCATCGAGACCGTCATCTCGACAGGCCGGGCCATCCCGGGCGTCATGGACACCGTCGGCAAGCTGGGCTTCACCGACGGCCTGGCGGTCGCGAGCAACGGTGCGGTCGTGTTCCGGTACTCCGACGACGCTGCCGACCCCGTCGACATCATCCACTCGGTGACGTTCGATGCCGCGGCGGCCGTGCGACGGGTGCTGGAGGAGGTGCCCGACGCGATCGTCGCGGTCGAGAAGGTCGGAGAGGGCTTCCGGGTCAACCGGCCGTTCCCCGAGACGGAGTTCGCCGACCAGTGGGTCATCGACGACGTCGAGAAGCTCATCGCCGAGCCGGTCACCCGCGTCGTGATCCGGTCGACCGACCACACCCCCGCGGAGTTCACGGCGATCGTCCACGATCTCGGCCTCACGGGCACCAACTACTTCATCGGCTACTCGGCGTGGCTCGACCTCGCCCCGGAGGGCGTCTCCAAGGCGTCGGGTCTCGACGTCGTCTGCGAACGTCTCGGCATCGCGCCGACAGACGTGCTCGCGGTCGGCGACGGCAACAACGACCTCGAGATGCTCCAGTGGGCCGGCCGCGGCGTGGCGATGGGCCAGAGCCCCGAAAGCCTGAGAGACGTGGCCGACGCAGTAACAGGCTCCATAGACGAAGACGGCCTCGCCGCGGAGCTCAGCAAGTACGTGTGACCCGTCCCGCCGCCGGTTTCCCAGGTTGACCCAGGAAGTTTTCGGGGCTCACCCAGAAACACTGCACCTCACCACGATCGGATCAGGGGTCAGGTGCCGGTTTCCCAGGTGCACCCCGAAACCGGCGGTATGCGGCCGGCGGACATCAGCCCCGCAAGAAGCTCAGGCGCACCTGGCGGTCGGGGTTGTCCACGTTGGTGTCGACCAGGCACACCGACTGCCACGTTCCGAGGGTCAGGCGTCCGCCGAGGACCGGCACCGTCATCGACGGTGCGATGAACGCCGGCACGACGTGGTCGCGGCCGTGGCCGGGGGTGCCGTGCTGGTGGATCCACCGGTCGTCGCGGGGCAGCAGGTCGTCGAGCGCCGTGAGCAGGTCGTCGTCGCTGCCGGCTCCGGTCTCGATGATCGCGACGCCGGCCGTGGCGTGCGGCACGAAGACGTGCAGCAGCCCGTCACCGCGGTCGCGGCAGAACTCGGCGCACTCCCGTGTCAGGTCGCGGACGACCGAGGACGAACCCGTGCGGACGTCGAACGTGATGCTGTCCATGTCTCGATCGTCCCCGACCTGGGCGAGCCAAGCACGCCGAGCCATGCCCAGGATGTCGGCAGTTGTGGACGTCCTCGGGACGATTTCACGTCGATAAGTGCCGACATCTCGGCCGAGGGAGGGGTCAGGCGACGCGGCTGGACTCCAGCTGGTCGAAGCAGTCGAGCACGGCGTCGATCGACGGCGTCGTCCCGCCGACGGCGGGCACCGAGGTGGGGTCGAGCTTCTGCTCGCGCGCCCGACGCAGGTGACGCTTGACCGTCGAGGTCGAGCACGAGAGCCGCTCGGCCAGCTGGTGGCACGTGTCCTTGGGGTACGCGGTGCGGGCGGTCATGACGGCCTCGTGGCTGACCGGTCCGCCGCCGACGCGGGCCGCGCCGTACGGCGTCGTCGATGCCTGCTGCACCTCGACGCCCAGCTGGCGACGGATCTCGGCACGGTCCTGCTCGGTCGTGCAGGCGACGAAGCCCGACACGTCGACCTCGACGACCGCGCGGTAGAGGCAGTTGACCATCATGGGGCAACCGGCGCACTGGCGGTGGGCGGAGGCGCGCTTGGCCGTGAGCCGCTCCCAGTCGGCGGCACTGACCTCGGTGCGCGAGGGCGAGGTGTGCAGCAGCTCGTCCTGGTAGACCTCGGGCACCGAGGCGCACGGGGGTGTGACGACGTCGACCATCACGGTCATGGGGGCTCCCTCTATCTTTCGGGTCGGCGACACTCCTGCGCCGATCCCTTGCATCCTTCGACGCCGAGCCACTGTGAGCGACACTCCTGCGCGCACGATGGTTCAACGTTCAAGGGGAATGCTAGAGGTACATGCCCCCGGAGGAGCCGGTTTCTCCGGAAGAGTCCGAATCGTTACCTTTGGTGTCGTTTGGACCCGGGAGAGCCAGTCGCATGTTCTGGAGCTGCGACTGCGCCTGCACCTGCTGGGCGTAGAGCGCCGCCTGGATGCCGTGGAACAGCCCCTCGAGCCAGCCGACGAGCTGCGCCTGGGCGATGCGCAGCTC is a window encoding:
- a CDS encoding HAD family hydrolase, translated to MTWRPKLVALDVDGTIVNGDNELSDVVRDAVNAIRDAGIETVISTGRAIPGVMDTVGKLGFTDGLAVASNGAVVFRYSDDAADPVDIIHSVTFDAAAAVRRVLEEVPDAIVAVEKVGEGFRVNRPFPETEFADQWVIDDVEKLIAEPVTRVVIRSTDHTPAEFTAIVHDLGLTGTNYFIGYSAWLDLAPEGVSKASGLDVVCERLGIAPTDVLAVGDGNNDLEMLQWAGRGVAMGQSPESLRDVADAVTGSIDEDGLAAELSKYV
- a CDS encoding adenosine deaminase translates to MSFSLGLPKAELHVHHVGSASMRTVAELADRHAGTTSVPTDPAALADFFTFTDFGHFIEVYLSVVDLLRTPEDLWTLTHDVARDLASQNVRYVELTCTPYTSIAVGISAEAYCEALEDARRRAEADFGITMRWIFDIPGESGVPAADVTLDTALRLQPDGLIGFGLGGPEVGVPRPQFKPHFDAARAAGLHSLPHAGESTGPQTIWDALESLGAERIGHGIAAAQDPALMAHLAEHSIPLEISPTSNVRTRSVASMDEHPLATLVAAGVPVSINSDDPPMFGTTLTHEYDIARDLLGLDDAGVADLARAGVRQSFAPDDVKATVLAEIDAYAAP
- a CDS encoding AMP-binding protein, with the protein product MTDQATAEHESISIGATDPPMLTGTIGQHLLETVTAHGSAEALVDAATGRRWTYEQLLVDVDAVALGLVGLGVTQGDRVGIWAPNCPEWTIVQLATARIGAVLVTINPAYRTHELSYVIGQSGLRLIVAVSGFKDASYVDMIAEVRGEHPALVDVIVIDEPSWHELRTSGSTADRRLLDEIEQGLDPGDPINIQYTSGTTGFPKGATLSHRNILNNGWFVGELLGYTEHDRICLPVPFYHCFGMVMGNLAAITHGACMVIPAAAFDPAATLRAVADERCTSLYGVPTMFIAMLADPLVDDLDLTSLRTGIMAGSPCPAETMKQVIDRLGMTEVSICYGMTETSPVSLQTRTDDSIDRRVSTVGRVGPHLQVKIVDPLTGRPVGRGEPGELCTRGYSVMLGYWDQPEKTAEAVDADGWMHTGDLGVMDEDGYVNITGRIKDLVIRGGENISPFEVEQFLMTHPDVIDAQVIGVPDDKYGEELMAWLRVREGATPPDADAVREFCRGRLAHYKIPRYVHHVDEFPMTITGKVRKVEMRALAAELLSDRS
- a CDS encoding InlB B-repeat-containing protein yields the protein MTLRPAALLCALTVAVAATTVGLAPPAAAATGIGDVETLVSTASSCDEPTSIELTKDVSAPALRLDVACTFTIDLEGHTLALGNVNALADRTTLTIDDSSAAKTGTLAVDASDMPDDESYAGLWIRDSSRLVVNGGTVTAEARTGPGVGDEDGGATVVVTGGSLDATGVDGAGVGGGALGSGSGGTTTITGGTVVATSTSDQVGAGSAGIGAGALGSGATITIGGTAEVTATGSVYGPGIGGGYQGSGSTISIGGTADVTATAGRGGAGVGGSQDGQAATVSITSGAVTATGTAGGAGIGAGTRGVAGSVVTVAGGTVVASAAPGASPEVGGDIGGAGIGSGFGSGAGTIAISGGSVTATGALHSAGIGGSSSTGGTITIGDAATVEAAGGAGGAGIGGGAVSGQAEPDVTVGAGGTVTIGTGAGSAGPTVTATGGFGAAGIGGGQDSNGAAVTIARGADVTASGGEGASVVGRGAGVSTSTFGSLQLAGTLHVPAEQTLEVPAGATATIANTGVITDAGDDEPSDDEAGGRIIGPGTIANGGVILLPTEQVLAVPAATVTGRHHQVSFDTAGGTTVAAVRVFAPSFVQGGRTFPADPVLAGRTFLGWNTEADGSGNPFSSTSVLAGSSTGAPVEVTAYAQWSPVVPPVDPPVDPPVTPPAANAPVIALQPSITGTAREGRTLTAAANASIGATLTYQWLADGVPIARATASTLPLGKAQAARRISVQVTASAPGSATVVKTSPRTRLVASSGKRLVVSSSRIRRGTSFRVAASGLRPGQVVRVVLDGRTAWKGRADRAGTVSRTVRFATSVRTGSRRVKVVGSNARGRQTYAISTRVRLVR
- a CDS encoding YjbQ family protein: MDSITFDVRTGSSSVVRDLTRECAEFCRDRGDGLLHVFVPHATAGVAIIETGAGSDDDLLTALDDLLPRDDRWIHQHGTPGHGRDHVVPAFIAPSMTVPVLGGRLTLGTWQSVCLVDTNVDNPDRQVRLSFLRG
- the serS gene encoding serine--tRNA ligase, which produces MIDPRIVRDDPDAVRAALQRRQLSTDVVDELILADEKRRSSIAAFEALRGEQKNLGKLIPKAQGDEKQQLLARTKELSQQVKDAEVAQGEAGETFDRLLRSLPNLASPDAPQGGEDDFVVLETIGTPRDFAAEGFEPRDHLELGQMLGAIDVERGVKVSGSRFYFLTGVGAQLELALTQLAMSKAAEWGFTPMIPPALVKPSAMEGTGYLGQGGAEDVYYLEKDDLYLVGTSEVALAAYHSGEILDAESLPRRYAAFSPCYRREAGSYGKDTKGIFRVHWFDKVEMFVYTTLEESYAEHQRILGWEKAWLDALELPYRVIDVASGDLGLSAIRKFDCEAWIPTQGKYREVSSASNTTEFQARRLDIRVRGAEGATTPAATLNGTLCAMTRTIIAILENGQQADGSVRLPAALHPLLGEVLRPLA
- a CDS encoding YegS/Rv2252/BmrU family lipid kinase gives rise to the protein MSFDLRRAEPGRPSVITWLVAVPSVVFAFLVVAVATETSAVMRLDLDVAARAYDVTSRSDGFVSFLEAVALVFGNISCAVVLALVAVYAFVRRERAVALWIVLSATAAIGGNALLKLAFTRTRPSFDEPLYEIGGYSFPSGHSAGAGMFFTVAILVAIILTGRGWRRRVLITVFVVLALGVGASRVFLGVHYLSDVVAGLSFGMAVTMGLWVLVVSSRTRLPHELAVITGTGRKRAAVVINPSKVGDVEEFKARVRAVAEISGWNEPLWYETTVEDPGHGQATAALHEEVDLIVAAGGDGTVLAVCEEVARTGTAVGILPHGTGNLLARNLGIPLNTRDALDVVFGGQDRAIDLSTLETDSGTSTTFLVMAGLGMDAAIMTGVNDQLKSKVGWLAYFVSGVKAARFPAMKVKIKVDDGEYKKFRARTVVVGNVGFLQGGIPLLPDAQIDDGKLDVVVIAPKRFIGWLAIIVRVVGRQKRTNERLDRLTGSTIVIKAEKAMPMQLDGDPVGEGREIRANVQPGVLLVRVPVSPAAA
- a CDS encoding WhiB family transcriptional regulator; the protein is MTVMVDVVTPPCASVPEVYQDELLHTSPSRTEVSAADWERLTAKRASAHRQCAGCPMMVNCLYRAVVEVDVSGFVACTTEQDRAEIRRQLGVEVQQASTTPYGAARVGGGPVSHEAVMTARTAYPKDTCHQLAERLSCSTSTVKRHLRRAREQKLDPTSVPAVGGTTPSIDAVLDCFDQLESSRVA